ATTGAGTGTTGTTTCCAAAGGATCCATTTATGCGCTTAAACACGATTTAATTTCCTCCCAATTAACCACTGCTAAGTACTTTATCTATCATTTTATAAGCAAATAGTTCTATTTCGACAAAATTCTATTTTTTTACCACTATATTAAATTAGCATATTATCAGACAATTACCTAGTGATTTTGAAAAATGTAACATTTCTGTATTATTGGTGTCATAATTTACTGTTTCCTGTAAATATATGCCCATTTAACAAGGATTTTTCATGACAAAAAAGTCACAAAAATAAAAAAGACATGCATCCTAAAAGGATCATGTCTTTTTGAGTGGCTCGGGACGGAATCGAACCGCCGACACAAGGATTTTCAGTCCTTTGCTCTACCGACTGAGCTACCGAGCCAAGTTAAAGTATGTGGTACAACATTTTTTTCTTCTTGGAACCTTCGCCCAAATTTCAGGGAAGATTAGCCAAGCACAATATTATGTAAAACACTGTTTATTACCGGACCTTTATTATTATAATTCAAGTCTTGCAGAAATACAAGAAAATTTTCGAATAATAGCAGCAGATTATTTATTTTGGCAGTACTTATCATGTAATATAGCCAATTTAAAAGTTCGAATCAGGCTGAAAATTTTTCAATATCAGCTGAAAAAATCCAAAAAACGGCTGAAAGTTTTCCAGTTTAATTCAAGCCGCTCCAATTATAAAAAAAGATCGAAAGGAGGCTAGCCCCTTTCGATCAGCTGCTTAGCTATATACGCTTCTTACAACGTTTGTTTGTGTTCTGTCAGGGCCCACTGAGAAAACTGAAAGAGGGATGCCTGTAAGCTGGGATACACGCTCGATGTAGTTGCGGGCATTTTGAGGAAGTTCACCAAGGTCGCGAACGCCTGTGATGTCTTCTGTCCAGCCTGGAAGTTCCTCATAGACAGGCTCGCACTCAGCTAATACTTTAAGGCTTGCAGGGAAAGATTCCATGATTTCGCCTTTGTATTTGTATGCTGTACAGATCTTCAATGTTTCAATGCCAGTTAATACGTCAATGGAGTTTAATGATAAATCCGTAATTCCGCTCACACGGCGTGCATGACGGACAACAACGCTGTCAAACCAGCCAACACGGCGTGCACGGCCTGTTGTTGTACCATATTCACGGCCAACTTCACGGATATGATGGCCAATTTCATTATCAAGTTCAGTTGGGAACGGGCCGTCACCAACGCGTGTTGTATATGCTTTAGAAACACCGACAACATGGTTGATTTTCGTTGGTCCTACACCAGAACCGATTGTAACTCCTCCTGCTACCGGGTTTGAAGAAGTAACAAATGGATAAGTACCTTGATCGATATCAAGCATAACACCCTGGGCACCTTCAAATAAAACGCGTCTGCCGCCGTCAAGAGCATCGTTCAATACAACAGCTGTGTCACAAACGTACTGCTTGAACTGCTGACCGTACTCATAGTACTCATCAAGGATTTCCTCAATCGTGAATCCTTCTGTCTCGTAGTACTTTTCAAGCATGCGGTTCTTTTCTTCAAGATTTCTAGTTAATTTTTCTTCAAACGCTTCACGGTCTAATAAGTCAGCGATGCGGATTCCTACGCGTGCTGCTTTATCCATGTAAGCAGGGCCGATTCCTTTTTTCGTTGTACCGATTTTATTGGCGCCTTTGCGTTCTTCTTCTACTTCATCAAGCTTTAAATGATAAGGAAGAATCACATGCGCGCGATTGCTGATGCGAAGATTGTCTGTGCTGACTCCGCGCTCGTGAAGATAAGCAAGCTCTTTAATTAGAGCTTTTGGGTCTACTACCATTCCATTGCCGATTACACAGGTCTTTTCACTGTAAAAGATACCTGATGGAATTAAGTGGAGCTTATATGTTTCACCGTTAAATTTAATCGTATGTCCAGCGTTATTCCCGCCTTGATAACGAGCAATAACCTCTGCATTTTCTGAAAGGAAGTCGGTAATCTTTCCTTTACCTTCATCTCCCCATTGTGTTCCAACAACTACTACTGAAGACATTAATGTGCACCTCCGGTTTTTTGCAACTCTTTCTCTTTTCGCACTACCAAACAAGCTAATTTTACCAGCAGAACAGAAGAAAGTCAACGAAAAGACGAACATTAATAAGATTACATTTTAATTTCGTTCGTAATATATCGCAATTGCAAATGATTTTGTTCATCTTTACATAGATTCCCCCTGTTTTTAGGGTTTCATTCCAGAGCAAGGATGTGTGTTGTAGTTTGAAGAGCGTTTAAAAATTGTAGTTGTAACTATAAATTTGGTGATCGGTTCTTATAAGTGTGCCTCACTTAGTGTGGGCTGCAGCAACATGAGATAAATGTTTCATAACCGTTTGCAGCATTTAATATGGGCTACGACACAAGATTTGTGCTCCATAACCGGGTTTGCAGCACTTAATGTGGACTGCAACACAAGATTAGTGTTCCATAACCGCATTTGCAGCACTTAATATGGACTGCAACACAAGTTTTGTGCTCCATAACCGAGTTTGCAGCACTTAATGTGGACTTCAGCACAAGATTAGTGCTTCATAACCGCATTTGCAGCACTTAATATGGGCTTCAACACAAGATTTGTGCTCCATAACCGAGTTTGCAGCACTTAATGATGGCTTCAGCACAAGATTTGTGCTCCATAACCGCATTTGCAGCACTTAATGTGGGCTTCGACACAAGAATTGTCCTCCATAACCGAGTTTGCAGCACTTAATGTGGGCTTCAGCACAAGATTTGTGCTTTATAACCGAGTTTGCAGCACCTAATATGGGCTTCAACACAAGATTAGTGCTCCATAACCGAGTTTGCAGCACTTAATGATGGCTTCAGCACAAGATTAGTGCTTCATTACCGCATTTGCAGCACTTAATGTAGGCTACAACACGAGGTTAGTGCTTCATTACCGCATTTGCAGCACTTAATGTAGGCTACAACACGAGGTTAGTGCTCCATAACCGCATTTGCAGCACTTAATGTGGGCTACAACACGAGGTTAGTGCTTCATAACCGAATTTTCAGCATTAAACACTATGATATTTGGCATTAACACGCCATTTGCAACACTAAAAGAAATCACCGAAACAAGATAAACACCAGTCTTCTATGCACTCATCCGTATTTTCTGTGCATTCTTCCAGCAATCTCCTGAAAAGAGGGACCAACTGTACTCAATCCACCGCGAAATGCCCAATCATCGTTGTTCCTTCAGCTATTTTTACAAAAAAAAAAGCTGTCAACAGCGACAGCTCTAAGCACCTGGCGGAACGCCGGCATCATCGAATCGCCGTTCCAAGTTTACGAATTTATTGTATTCCTTTACGAAAGCTAGACTGACCGTACCGACTGGTCCGTTACGCTGTTTTGCAATGATGATTTCGATGATATTTTTATTTTCGGATTCCTTATCGTAGTAATCATCACGATATAAGAAAGCAACAATATCCGCATCCTGCTCGATACTTCCTGATTCACGGATATCTGACATCATTGGACGCTTGTCCTGACGCTGTTCAACTCCCCTTGATAGCTGTGATAGGGCAATAACAGGAACTTTTAATTCCCTGGCAAGGGACTTAAGTGTCCGTGAAATTTCAGATACTTCCTGCTGACGGTTATCTTTATTTCTTCCGCTTCCCTGAATCAGCTGCAAGTAGTCAATCAGAATCATCCCAAGACCGCTTTCCTGTTTGAGGCGGCGGCATTTTGCACGGATTTCACTTACCCGGATGCCTGGAGTATCATCTATAAATATACCCGAATCCGACAAGCTTCCCATCGCCATGGTAAGTTTTCCCCAGTCTTCAGGAGTCAAGTTGCCGGTACGCAAATTCTGTGCATTTATATTGCCTTCAGCACAAAGCATCCTCATGACGAGCTGATCTGCCCCCATCTCAAGACTGAAGATCGCAACGTTCTCATCTGTTTTCGTTGCCACATTTTGTGCGATATTCAAGGCAAAAGCGGTCTTTCCGACAGAAGGACGGGCAGCTACAATAATCAGATCATTTCGCTGAAAGCCGGCTGTCATTCTGTCGAGCTCTGTAAAGCCCGTGGCGATTCCAGTGATGTCTCCTTTTCTTGTGTGGAGCAATTCAATGTTATCGTACGTTTGAACAAGAACATCTTTAATATTCTGGAAAGCTCCGGCGTTTTTCCGCTGTGAAACCTCCATAATGTTTTTCTCGGCTTCATTTAATAAAACATCTACTTCATCTTCACGGGAATAACCGTCTTGAGCAATCGTTGTAGCTGTTCGGATCAATCTCCGCAAAATCGACTTCTCTTCTACGATTCTTCCGTAATATTCAATATTGGCAGCAGTCGGAACCGCATTTGCCAGATCACTTAAATAAGATACTCCGCCGATTTCCTCTAATAAATTGGCATCAGCAAGCTCAGAGGTTACTGTTACTAAGTCAACAGGCTCCCCTTTATCCGCAAGCTTCAGCATCACATTGTAAATCTTCTGATGAGATGCTCTGTAAAAGTCTTCTGGAATCAAAATTTCAGAAGCGGTGATTAAAGATGCGGGTTCTAGAAAAATCGCTCCGAGTACAGCTTGCTCCGCCTCAATATTTTGTGGAGGAATCCGATCATCAAACATTTCATTCATGATGATCACCGTCCTTATCATTTAATTAGAAAAGCGCAAGCGCCTTAGTCAGCTCCGGCAGGCAGATCCATTCTGACCGGGGCGTTCGGCGATGCAGCTAGACATGGATGAACAAAACCTTATATTTCTCTATAATAAGAAAAAATGTGATGCTGCGAAAAGAAGCAGCATCCATTCACACATCACATTTATTAAACTGATTATTTTTGTTCTGTTACGTGCACCTTAACAGTAGCTGTTACTTCCGGATGCAGTTTTACCGGCACATTTGTATAGCCTAAAGCCCGGATCGCATCTGGCAGGTCAATTTTTCGTTTATCAACTTTATGGCCATGTGATTTCATAAGCTCATCAGCAATTTGCTTGCTTGTAATAGATCCGAATAAACGGCCGCCATCTCCTGATTTCGCCTTAAGTTCAACCGTTAAGCTTTCAAGCGTCTCTTTTAGTTCAACAGATTTTGCAAGCTCTGCAGCCGCTTCTTTTTCTTCTTTTTTCTTTTGACCTTGAAGCTTGCTGATTTCTGCCTGATTGGCTTCAATCGCAAGTCCCTGCTTAATTAAAAAGTTATGTGCATAGCCGTCAGCTACATTTTTAACTTCTCCTTTTTTCCCTTTACCTTTTACATCTTTTAAGAAAATAACTTTCACGACTTGGTTCCTCCTTCTAAATACTCTTCGATCGCATGATTTAATCTTTCTTCTGCTTCAAGCAGTGATACATGTTCAAGCTGTGTTGCCGCATTTGTGAGGTGACCCCCGCCATCTAATGCTTCCATGATCAACTGCACATTGATATCCCCAAGGGAACGG
The window above is part of the Metabacillus dongyingensis genome. Proteins encoded here:
- a CDS encoding adenylosuccinate synthase, which produces MSSVVVVGTQWGDEGKGKITDFLSENAEVIARYQGGNNAGHTIKFNGETYKLHLIPSGIFYSEKTCVIGNGMVVDPKALIKELAYLHERGVSTDNLRISNRAHVILPYHLKLDEVEEERKGANKIGTTKKGIGPAYMDKAARVGIRIADLLDREAFEEKLTRNLEEKNRMLEKYYETEGFTIEEILDEYYEYGQQFKQYVCDTAVVLNDALDGGRRVLFEGAQGVMLDIDQGTYPFVTSSNPVAGGVTIGSGVGPTKINHVVGVSKAYTTRVGDGPFPTELDNEIGHHIREVGREYGTTTGRARRVGWFDSVVVRHARRVSGITDLSLNSIDVLTGIETLKICTAYKYKGEIMESFPASLKVLAECEPVYEELPGWTEDITGVRDLGELPQNARNYIERVSQLTGIPLSVFSVGPDRTQTNVVRSVYS
- the rplI gene encoding 50S ribosomal protein L9 yields the protein MKVIFLKDVKGKGKKGEVKNVADGYAHNFLIKQGLAIEANQAEISKLQGQKKKEEKEAAAELAKSVELKETLESLTVELKAKSGDGGRLFGSITSKQIADELMKSHGHKVDKRKIDLPDAIRALGYTNVPVKLHPEVTATVKVHVTEQK
- the dnaB gene encoding replicative DNA helicase; translation: MNEMFDDRIPPQNIEAEQAVLGAIFLEPASLITASEILIPEDFYRASHQKIYNVMLKLADKGEPVDLVTVTSELADANLLEEIGGVSYLSDLANAVPTAANIEYYGRIVEEKSILRRLIRTATTIAQDGYSREDEVDVLLNEAEKNIMEVSQRKNAGAFQNIKDVLVQTYDNIELLHTRKGDITGIATGFTELDRMTAGFQRNDLIIVAARPSVGKTAFALNIAQNVATKTDENVAIFSLEMGADQLVMRMLCAEGNINAQNLRTGNLTPEDWGKLTMAMGSLSDSGIFIDDTPGIRVSEIRAKCRRLKQESGLGMILIDYLQLIQGSGRNKDNRQQEVSEISRTLKSLARELKVPVIALSQLSRGVEQRQDKRPMMSDIRESGSIEQDADIVAFLYRDDYYDKESENKNIIEIIIAKQRNGPVGTVSLAFVKEYNKFVNLERRFDDAGVPPGA